The genomic segment AGAGTGGCTAAAAGACTTGGTGCCGGTAAAAAAGTTTTATTTATAGCCCCAGATAACGGGGAAAGATATCTTAGCACAGAATTATATGGAAATTAATAATTGAAGTTTTTTAATGAATTAAAAGAATTGGTTGCTGTTGTAAAAGAGAAAGATCCCTCTATGAAAAGCTCTTGTTTTTTTGAAGTATTAGTAAACTCACCAGGCATACATGCTATTGTTTTTCATAGAATGGCACATTTTTTATATAAAAACAATATGAGCTTTCTTTCAAGATTCTTATGCCAAATTTCAAGATTTTTAACCGGTATTGAAATCCATCCTGGTGCAAAGATAGGAAAAAGACTATTTATAGACCATGGAATGGGTGTTGTCATAGGTGAGACAGCGGAGGTTGGTGATGATGTTACTCTTTATCACCAAGTTACTTTGGGCGGCACAGGAAAAGAGTCTTTAAAGCGCCATCCAAATATTGGCAACGGTGTTGTTGTATCAACTGGTGCAAAGATTTTAGGTGCTATTAATATAGGTGCAAACTCGAAGATAGGTGCAAACTCTGTTGTATTAAAAGATATCCCAGAAAACTCAACAGTAGTTGGTATACCGGCTAGGGTTGTTAGAATTTCTGGAAAAAGCATATATCCAGAATATAATATTTAGTCTTTAAACTAAAATTTTTTAATATTTTTATAGTTTAAACTAAAATTTATGTTTTTTGGGTTATAATCACATTTCTTTTATTTAGGTGGTTGGATAGCTCAGTCGGTAGAGCAGCAGACTGAAAATCTGCGTGTCGGCAGTTCGATTCTGCCTCTAACCACCATTATATTTATTCAATATTTCTTTACTCATTGACATTCATTTTTTTTGATTTTAAAAATATTTTCATATAATCCAATATATATTTTATCTGTAAAATGTTTAATATATTGTAATTTTGAAGCTTTATTGTTTAAATTTTATCAAAATATATTTTAACCCTTGACAAAAATCTATGTTTTTTGTATAATCTCCACTTCTTTATTACGGAATGTCTTGTTAGCTCAGCCGGTAGAGCATCTCACTTTTAATGAGGGGGCCGTTGGTTCGAATCCAACACAGGACACCATTTTATTGATTTTGTATCTTGGGTCGCTTAGCTCAGTTGGTAGAGCGCCACCCTTACAAGGTGGATGTCATAAGTTCGAGTCTTATAGCGACCACCATTTACAAAATTTATTTTGTAAGTTACTCTTTTTAGGTGCAGCGGTAGTTCAGCTGGTTAGAATGCCGCCCTGTCACGGCGGAGGTCGCGGGTTCGAGTCCCGTCCGCTGCGCCACTTTAATATGTCTTGTTAGCTCAGCCGGTAGAGCATCTCACTTTTAATGAGGGGGCCGTTGGTTCGAATCCAACACAGGACACCATTTTTATTTTCGGGTTATAATTGACCCTTTCGTCTAGTGGCTCAGGACTCTACTTTCTCCATGTAGGAACAGAGGTTCAAATCCTCTAAGGGTCGCCATTTATATAAAATATTAGTTTGGTCGCTTAGCTCAGTTGGTAGAGCGCCACCCTTACAAGGTGGATGTCATAAGTTCGAGTCTTATAGCGACCACCATTTACAAAATTTATTTTGTAAGTTATTCTTTTTAGGTGCAGCGGTAGTTCAGCTGGTTAGAATGCCGCCCTGTCACGGCGGAGGTCGCGGGTTCGAGTCCCGTCCGCTGCGCCATCTTTCGGATAAATTACCTAATGTTGTCAGCTAAAAATTTAACTCACACTAATTAAGTATGTTATCTGTTATCTTAAATTATTAAAGAGATTTTTATGGAAAATAACTCAAAAGAAACCAAAGACAATAAAGAAACTCAGGAAAAAACACAAAAAACAACAAAAAAACATCAAAACACAAGAACACATATACCAGTTGATGGACACAAGATAGAAGAGCTTAGAATGCTTGATCTTGAAAGCTTAGTTCAAATAGCTTTAAATTTAGGTGTTGAAAATCCAAGAGAATTTCGTAGACAAGATTTAATGTTTGAAATCTTAAAAACCCAAACAAAACAGGGTGGTTTTATACTTTTTACAGGTATTTTGGAGATTACAAATGAAGGTTATGGATTTTTAAGATCCGTTGATGTAAACCTAAGTGATAGTTCAAATGATGCATATGTATCAAATTCTCAGATTAGAAAATTTGCACTTCGTGTAGGAGATATAGTAACAGGTCAGGTTAGAGAACCAAAAGACCAAGAAAAATATTATGCATTGCTTAAAATAGAAGCTGTTAATTATCTATCTTTAGCGGAAGCAAAAGAGCGTGCTTTATTTGATAACTTAACTCCGCTTTTTCCGACACAAAAGCTGCATTTAGAATACGAACCATTAAAACTAACCGGTAGGGTTTTAGACCTTTTTACTCCTATAGGTAAAGGGCAAAGAGGACTTATTGTTGCTCCTCCAAGAAGTGGTAAAACAGAGCTTATGAAAGAATTAGCTCACGGTATAGCCAAAAATCACCCAGAGTCTCATCTTATGGTGCTTTTGGTTGATGAAAGACCAGAAGAAGTTACTGATATGCAACGTTGTGTTAAAGGCGAAGTATTTAGTTCTACTTTTGATTTGCCAGCACTAAATCACGTAAGGGTAGCTGAACTTGTTATAGAAAAAGCTAAGCGTATGGTTGAAATGGGTAAAGATGTTATTATATTACTTGATAGTATCACAAGACTTGCAAGAGCCTATAATACCGTTACTCCGCCAAGTGGAAAAGTTTTAACCGGTGGTGTTGATGCAAATGCCTTACATAAACCAAAAAGATTTTTTGGTGCCGCTAGAAATATAGAACACGGCGGCAGCTTAACAATAGTCGCAACCGCTCTTATAGATACAGGCTCAAGAATGGATGAAGTAATTTTTGAAGAGTTTAAAGGCACAGGAAATAGCGAAATAGTCCTTGATAGAAATATATCTGATAGAAGAATTTATCCAGCTATAAATGTATTAAAATCAGGAACTAGAAAAGAAGAGCTACTTCAAAAGCCTGATGAACTTCAAAAAATATGGGCTATAAGAACAGCAATTGCATCTATGGATGATGTTGAAGCTCTTAAATTTTTATATGCAAAAATGCTTAAAACAAAAGACAATATAGAGCTATTATCTATATTAAACGATTAGAATTATTGTAGTCTTTAAAGGCTACAATAATTTTACTTTTATTTTTTTAGTTTATAAATCAACAATTAGAAATTTAATTATA from the Campylobacter pinnipediorum subsp. pinnipediorum genome contains:
- the rho gene encoding transcription termination factor Rho, with the protein product MENNSKETKDNKETQEKTQKTTKKHQNTRTHIPVDGHKIEELRMLDLESLVQIALNLGVENPREFRRQDLMFEILKTQTKQGGFILFTGILEITNEGYGFLRSVDVNLSDSSNDAYVSNSQIRKFALRVGDIVTGQVREPKDQEKYYALLKIEAVNYLSLAEAKERALFDNLTPLFPTQKLHLEYEPLKLTGRVLDLFTPIGKGQRGLIVAPPRSGKTELMKELAHGIAKNHPESHLMVLLVDERPEEVTDMQRCVKGEVFSSTFDLPALNHVRVAELVIEKAKRMVEMGKDVIILLDSITRLARAYNTVTPPSGKVLTGGVDANALHKPKRFFGAARNIEHGGSLTIVATALIDTGSRMDEVIFEEFKGTGNSEIVLDRNISDRRIYPAINVLKSGTRKEELLQKPDELQKIWAIRTAIASMDDVEALKFLYAKMLKTKDNIELLSILND
- the epsC gene encoding serine O-acetyltransferase EpsC encodes the protein MKFFNELKELVAVVKEKDPSMKSSCFFEVLVNSPGIHAIVFHRMAHFLYKNNMSFLSRFLCQISRFLTGIEIHPGAKIGKRLFIDHGMGVVIGETAEVGDDVTLYHQVTLGGTGKESLKRHPNIGNGVVVSTGAKILGAINIGANSKIGANSVVLKDIPENSTVVGIPARVVRISGKSIYPEYNI